Sequence from the Panicum virgatum strain AP13 chromosome 5N, P.virgatum_v5, whole genome shotgun sequence genome:
CAGCAGCACCCTTGTGGATAAGGCTCTGTCCGTGCGCTAGTTAATTACTACTACTAATCGTAccgcgccgccggtcgccgccgccgccgccaccgccgcaaacGTGCGCTGCTCCGCCACTACCACCGCAGCCATATCGTCGCAGCAGCACGCACGCCACGAGGCCGACAAGACGTCCCACGATGACCACTCTGGCGACGACCTCGGCGGCGTGGACCAGGGAGGAGGACAAGGCGTTCGAGAACGcggtcgcggccgccgcggcgccgcccgccgacgggCCGCCTGACGACGGCTGGTTCACGGCGCTCGCCGCGAGCGTGCCGGCTcggacggcggaggaggtgcggcggcaCTACGAGGCGCTGTTGGAGGACGTGGCCTCCATAGAGGCCGGCCGCGTCCCGCTCCCGCGCTACGCCGGGGAGGAGTCCTCCGCCGCGACGCccgacagcgccgccggtgCTGCGTCCACGCcaaaggacggcggcggcggaggggggcaCCGGCGCGAGGAGCGGAAGAGCGGCGTCGACGTGGGCAAGAGCTGCTCCAAGGCGGAGCAGGAGCGGCGCAAGGGCATCCCGTGGACGGAGGAAGAGCACAGGTTCGTAGAGCATGTCCTGGAGTTCTTGAATTCAAAGCTTGCATCTTTTATGTCATCTCTGGGTATGAAGCAAGCAGACTCGAAGATTCGCACAGAATGATTCGTAACTAGCACATGCTGCTGCTGGTGACGTTCATGGCTGCTAATCTGGACTGGTAATGATACGGTGCCGCAGGTTATTCTTGCTGGGGCTGGACAAGTTCGGCAAGGGCGACTGGCGGAGCATCTCGCGCAACTTCGTCATCTCGCGGACGCCGACGCAGGTGGCGAGCCACGCGCAGAAGTACTTCATCCGCCTCAACTCCATGAACCGCGACCGGCGCCGCTCCAGCATCCACGACATCACCAGCGTCACCGCGGGCGaggtcgcggcggccggcgccccgATCACgggcagccccgccgccgcgggcgcgatGCCGATGGGGCCCACGGGCATGAAGCACCACCACCCGGGGCCGCCGATGGGCATGTACGGGCACGCGCCCATGGGCCACCCCGTCGCCGGGCACATGGTGGCGCCCGCGGCCGTCGGCACGCCCGTCATGTTCCCGCCGGGTCACTCGCCATACGTCGTGCCGGTGGGCTACCCGGCGCCACCGGCCAAGATGCACCAATGATCCCTTACCTGCACGATCTCGATGCGCTTCTTCTTGCTCGGGCTTTTGCACATCTGCAAAGCTGCAATTGTTTGCGTTTGTTCTTTCTTGATTTCTGTTTATCTTGTGTAGCCAAAGCAATCCACCCATCCTTCCCTGATCTCCCATTGATGTAACATAGATGACTTGAGAGAGTGCAGGGCAGGCAGGCGAATAATAAGTATCTGCTGACTGTTGCAAGAGCTACTTATAATCACACCCAGGGAGGCTCCAGAAACGTGTAATTAGCAGAAGCCTTCCAGGGTGCATTGATCTATCATTTGTGCAGAGTTGCAACTGGGGATTGATGGATTCCATTTTGTGGATGTAAATTGATTGCATATATCTCATTTGTGCAGAAAGATATATTGATCGCCACATTACATTTACTTTTTTTGCGAGAAGGATGCCACATATATTAAAGgcaaaattcgattcatgcaaccacaactccgtgaaattgggtgtcatgttgaaaatcatgccactcaatggcatgattttcaacatgagatccaatttcaagaaattggagtggcatggatccaactgaccctataTTAAAAGGATAAAGACGGGACATTACaccctttttttttgcagaaaggacctcaTAAGATAAAACAAATACAAGCAAGTCCCTACTGCTGGCACTACTGTTCTTTGTCAACGTCGCACCGAGGAGACGCCGCCCTGCCGCTCGCAGCTCTGCACATCGAAGCAGCCAACCTCCATCCACTGTCCCCCAGATCGAAGATCGGACAAGAAATTGGGAAGCTGCAAAGGATCTCCGTTGAAAGAACAGCAGCCGTCGGACCTCCCCGATCTGGCGCTCCCCACGCCTCCGCACACCCATCCACTTCAATCCACAGCAGCAACAAAACGAAGAAGGCAAGCATCAACTCAAACAAAGGCGAAGAACGAAGAACCTGGGCCGCTGCCACCACTGGCCGACGGCACGTTCCTGTACAAACCTTGACAAGATCTGAAGCACCGGCACGGACTCCAAATCTGACGAGGACGAACCCCATAAGCTCATCGCCGACCTCGGAGCAGAGGACGACGAGGTTGAGGAAGAGCCGGAGGACCAAAATCCACTGAAGTGCCGCTGCCCTCACCTTGCAACCGATGCCGGGATACATCACCACCCTCCAGACAGCAGCACCTGCATCCATGCCGCAACGACGGAGGAAAGACCTCCTCGTCGCTAGCCAGACCACTGTCACCACCGAGGAGCAAAAGATCACATGCGACCACGTCGCCACGGACCAAACCTAAACTACCCTAGATCTACTACTACCTAGGAAGTAAGCACAACTGGCAGCCGATTCCCCACTCCCCTgcttcgccggcgccggaggtgaCGCCGGAGAAGAGGGGAGCCGCCGTAATCGGCCCTGGATGGATTCGCCGCTCCTACTACCTGTCTCTACTGTATCTTTCGAgaaaggaggagaaggggaaaACACACATTACATTTACTTCTTTTCCCGGGCATCTCAAGTTCCCTTCAGCAGCCACTGTTTTCAAACAGTGTTTGGTTTGAGATTAAACTTGGGTTGTTTCAGTTTCACTGATGATATGGGTTGAGATTCAGTTGAGATGGATTAAaagttccttttctttttctgaaacCCTCTCTTATCATTCTAGAGTAGAAGGCGTACTATGATAAGATTCACTTGTgcctatatatgtgtgtctgtGTGGAAGTTCACCAAAAATGATGGCAATGTTCAAACAAAGTAATTCAGCTGACCGAATTGAAAAGTTAATGTTTTTTTAAGATATCGGTACATCTGAAAGGAATCGGTGCTTGTCGCCtaaaagagagagggggtgaattagacaatttaaaatcttaacctatggctctaaATAGAACACAAAACATAAACTAAAATATACTATCtcgatgtgcaactacggttcttcTAATGTGAAATTCTTATCCCAAAACAAGTTTTGCAACAAATAGACTGATTTATTTGGTCATGGCAATGGACCTCCCACCCTCGGCACTCAAAGCTATCGATAAGATCATGAGAGCTTTTATTTGGAAAGGTAGGAAAGAAGCAAAAGGAGGCCATTGCCTGGTTGCTTGGCCTAAAGTTACGCGACCAATTGAATTGGGCGGGCTTGACATCTCCAATCTGCAACATTTGGGCTAGGCCCTCAGGATGAGATGGCTTTGGTTGCAAAAAACTGAGCCACAAAAACCATGGGCATCATTCCAAATCCAAGTCCATCCTTTAGTCAAGGCCCTGTTCTTGGTGGCAGTTACTTTAGAAGTTGGAAATGGCAAAAACACCTTGTTATGGACTGATAGATGGCTGCATGGCCAGAGGTTAGATCAATCGGTTCCACACCTGTATGGAGCAATAGCCAGCCGGGCCAAGAAGAGAACAGTCAATGAACCTCTCACTAATGGACAATGGGTTTCAAATATAAGGGGGGAGCTTTCGGTAGCTGTTCTATCTGAATATATTGGTTTACGAGAGCTCCTCTCAGAGGTATGGCTGCAGCCAGATGTCTAGGACCTTCATATATGGAAGTTCTAGGCAACAGGAAAGTACGCAGCAAAATCTGCTTACGAGACTATGTTTATTGGGTCCACTCACTTTAGGCCATGGGAAAGGACATGGAAAAGTTGGACTCCGGGCAAGTGCAAATTCTTCAAGTGGCTGGCTGCTCACAACAGATGTTGGACAGCCGCCCGACTTGCCATAAAAGTTCTACCAAATCCTGAGTGCTGCCCTCTTTGTCATCAGATGGATGAAACAATTGATCACCTGCTCGTTTGCTATGTCTTCACCCGGCAAGTCTGGTTCAGGCTGCTACAAAAGTGTGGGCTTGCAGACTCTAGCCCCACAACCTGATGAAACTTCCTTTGATGTTTGGTGGGAAAAGGTGAGTGAGAGAGTTTTAGGTCAGGTCAAAAATGGGCTAAATTCTATCATTAGTTTGGAACATCGCAATCGTTGCTGTTCGATGGTGCTCCACCTGACTTGAATGCAGTCTACAATATAATTAGAGAGGAGCTGCGTCATGGAACTTAGCCGGGGCTCGACGAATCTCTCATCTCCTCGCCCTCGTGCCCTCACAAGAGCAGTTGGGGCCTTGGTCTAGTTTAGGTCTCGGTGCTTGAGAGAATAGTTATCTATTTCTGTTAGTTTTTGGGGGcttttgtaaagttttttttttcaaaccaaaaacgTGTGCTATAACTTTGGGTTCATTTGCACCCttatcttcttaatatattgataccCAGCTCTCCTACGTgttcaagaaaaatgatgatactctaagaaagtaaaggcacacaagttgcaagtaAGAGTTGCGGAAATGTAAAGAAGAGATGAGAGGAAGTGAACTCTTGATGCGAGGATATATCCCATGGTATCGGTAGACACTGAGCCAACACTAGcccacattgttgaagcactcactaagaatATTGGTTCTcgaccaccaagtctcttcgGGGAACCCCTTAACTTGCCACTAAGGCTCACGCCAAGTTCCCCGATCACCTTAatcccgctttccactaaggagcttctccacgaaGGATGGGTGTCTCCACGTCCCGCGCGCAAAGCCATCAACGCCGCTCcgcaccaagccggagggtcgaaggCTTActggcgagccaccaaagctccaagaggCCAACACACACCAAGATATAATATAAGTTTGGTTCACTATAGAACTAGTGCACAAGGTAGCAACACCTTACTCCCACACTCTCTTAAGAGTCaatcctagcactaacacttacaaagtttgtgctaaacctaaggatgTGACCTATTTGCACTCTTGTGTCTTGAAGGTGTTCTTCAGGATATATGTGACTTATCTCAATTCCATCAACCTCAAATGAcctggggtgaggcgtataaATAGCCCAACAACTCAAAGTAGTCGTTGCCGGTCGTTATCCCAAAACTGCACAGAGTGTCAGTTCAACCAATCACTTGGGTCAATTTAACCGGTCGCATATAGTCCAAGCTAGCCGTTGTGCTTCTGGTAGTCGCCTTCTGCTGATGTGGATGCACAGACAGTATGCGCCGACGCCCATCGTTTCAACTGTAGTGCATCTTCTCTGCGATAGCCTCAGCTTCTTCCTAATGCACCAACCCATTATTTTTCCATAGCGTCGATTTAACCGGTTGACTATTTTCATTAGCTgctgcttgacatgctctctagaCAATGCCACTACcaattgtaagcatctaggccctcaaggtatgttttggtgattaatgacaaccattattgtgactaatgagtttgtgcagcttaatagatcattatcgctcatttggtcatatgtcaaaagaggcccctcaattttgGTTATTCAAAAagacgatctcggtattcaacttatatatgtcaaggctaaggatctttctagccCTAAGTGTCACAaagttgagaaggacacttaggttagtataggttttatagttttgtagtgatcgcactattaagaggggttaaggctaagtaacttgagcatggacatggtcatttaaaaatggatgcacactacggtcactcaggtttctagaagttcaaataagtggttctcaacttatatctcaagaatatttggatttcattcaagactcaaatcagaaaagacaaaatcagaaaaagtctatacaccggtttaaccgacgctctcaattttctatacgtcggttaaacgaagtcagcagagtctggacaattcaatacaccggttaaaccgacgggtttgaatttaacgtcggtgcattagtccagagttggtttttccagggtatttcaagttctatacaccggttaaaccgacgatgtttgaatcaagacgtcggtgcaattgaccagtgagatggtttttcaaaggaattcagaagttgtcctcaccggttaaaccgacgataggtttgagttaacgtcggtgcagttgtccagagacttggtttttcagttgatcagtggacaactacactcaccggttaaaccgatgatacatcggttaatctgcccaagtcataacggctagttttcagaaggggcagtttacattcaccggttaaaccgacgatgactgttggagggacgtcggattaaccggcgctacgcagttttctggcagcttttctccaacggctctattcgtgtgagctgcctatatatacccctccaatgggtcattttgctactcttgacaccaggcaacatccaaacacttataccttagtcaagagccaccttgagcttcatcattcacatacttgtgcattcaatcaatcaagaagcaagattaaggacttgagtagagagaagcttgtgtgcatccgttcttggtgatcggttcttgctcaagtgaaggccttagcttgttactcttggtgattggcatcacctaggcgatcttggtgatcgaggtgtttctcgcggagcttgccaaggattgtgggagcccggagaagaagattgtacgtggcttgatctccaccacaccgggatggtgaacggagactcttagtgagcgccctcgtctcggtgacttgggaggtgacaagactctttgtgagtgtcacaacgtggattaggggtgtgtgccaacacatcgataccacgggaaaaaatccggtcgtcctcttgtccactctctttattcaagcatttttttgcatgcaatttattcatgtgcttgacttagagatcataacttagctctaccttgctaggctttacttctcgttttatctctcttagcttgtgtaggtagcttagttatccggttggtgaattggtgccttactagtattgcataggttaaggttgctttacttcgttttagaaattgaaaaaagcccaattcacccccctcttggtccatcgatccttacaccaaTGCACCAATGCTCTTGTGTATAGCATCGATTTAACCAGTCACTTGCAAGAATCGGCTTCATGGTTGTTCGTATTTTGGTCATAACTCTCTACTTCGAACTCTGATTTCGATGATCTTGTACTCTATGAAAAGCATAGAAGATGCTCTACAAGATTATCCAGAAATCCATCTCATTAGATCATATTTTGGGTACAGGTTAAAAGCATCACTTCAACCTATGGTCGGTTTAACCAGTCGCTCACACAGATAAACTTTTTCGTATTATGATCATAATTTTCTACTCTGAACTCTTATTTtgatgatcttggactctatggaaagcttgtaAGTTACTCTACAATATTCTATTTAAATATAACCAATTTAATCAGTCAAAATATAAATATGCATGGGACACTTTCAATTCATTCCTCTCAT
This genomic interval carries:
- the LOC120675604 gene encoding transcription factor MYBS1-like is translated as MTTLATTSAAWTREEDKAFENAVAAAAAPPADGPPDDGWFTALAASVPARTAEEVRRHYEALLEDVASIEAGRVPLPRYAGEESSAATPDSAAGAASTPKDGGGGGGHRREERKSGVDVGKSCSKAEQERRKGIPWTEEEHRLFLLGLDKFGKGDWRSISRNFVISRTPTQVASHAQKYFIRLNSMNRDRRRSSIHDITSVTAGEVAAAGAPITGSPAAAGAMPMGPTGMKHHHPGPPMGMYGHAPMGHPVAGHMVAPAAVGTPVMFPPGHSPYVVPVGYPAPPAKMHQ